In Aeromicrobium marinum DSM 15272, one genomic interval encodes:
- a CDS encoding DUF5996 family protein, protein MTTDIDSPQAWPRLRVSDWTDTRETLHMWTQVVGKIRLSQAPLVNHWWQVTLYVSPRGLTTGAIPYRGGSFDLEFDFVEHQLRVRSSAGGERLVALSPKSVADFYLETMTALDELGIDVVIDVRPNEVDPATPFPEDHGHCTYDPEAAQLFWRQLVQADRVLGEFRSHFVGKVSPVHFFWGAMDLACTRFSGRGAPEHPGGAPNCGDWVMVEGYSRELSSAGFWPGGGDEGAFYAYAYPEPDGFATYPVEPEAAYYSAEYRQFLLPYEAVADSDDPDATLAQFLHSTYRAAADLGAWDRASLEDDPARWPRHGRRPS, encoded by the coding sequence ATGACGACGGACATCGACTCACCGCAGGCGTGGCCGCGACTGCGGGTCTCCGACTGGACCGACACCCGCGAGACCCTGCACATGTGGACCCAGGTCGTCGGCAAGATCCGGCTCTCGCAAGCACCCTTGGTCAACCACTGGTGGCAGGTCACCCTGTACGTCAGTCCCCGCGGTCTGACCACCGGCGCGATCCCCTACCGCGGCGGGTCGTTCGACCTCGAGTTCGACTTCGTCGAGCACCAGCTGCGGGTGCGCAGCAGCGCCGGCGGTGAGCGGCTGGTCGCACTGTCGCCGAAGTCGGTCGCCGACTTCTACCTCGAGACGATGACCGCTCTCGACGAGCTCGGGATCGACGTGGTCATCGACGTCCGGCCCAACGAGGTGGACCCGGCGACCCCGTTCCCCGAGGACCACGGACACTGCACCTACGACCCCGAGGCAGCCCAGCTGTTCTGGCGCCAGCTGGTCCAGGCCGATCGCGTCCTCGGCGAGTTCCGGTCCCACTTCGTCGGCAAGGTCAGCCCGGTGCACTTCTTCTGGGGCGCCATGGATCTGGCGTGCACCCGTTTCTCCGGTCGTGGGGCACCCGAACACCCCGGCGGCGCCCCGAACTGCGGCGACTGGGTCATGGTCGAGGGCTACTCCCGAGAGTTGAGCAGCGCCGGGTTCTGGCCGGGCGGCGGTGACGAAGGCGCGTTCTACGCCTACGCCTACCCCGAACCCGACGGCTTCGCCACCTACCCCGTGGAGCCGGAAGCCGCGTACTACAGCGCCGAGTACCGCCAGTTCCTGCTGCCGTACGAGGCGGTGGCCGACTCCGACGACCCGGACGCCACCTTGGCGCAGTTCCTGCACAGCACCTACCGGGCCGCCGCCGACCTCGGTGCGTGGGACCGGGCGAGCCTGGAGGACGACCCCGCCAGATGGCCGCGACACGGACGCCGGCCGAGCTGA
- a CDS encoding MarR family winged helix-turn-helix transcriptional regulator, which translates to MADPRAPGDPSPLSVEEEAAWRALARAVLVIPRVVDADLTQAYGISGTEYTILMYLSEAPETSLRMSQLANYVSISVSGLTRAVGRLEREGLVKRVRCSEDGRGQVAVITPAGMTCLRDAWPAHLRSVREHVMDHLQDIDLVAFAAAMRAVAWPEIGPPLRSGVRSRGDEP; encoded by the coding sequence ATGGCCGATCCGCGTGCACCGGGCGATCCCTCCCCTCTGTCCGTCGAGGAGGAGGCGGCGTGGCGTGCGTTGGCTCGGGCCGTGCTGGTCATTCCACGCGTGGTGGATGCCGACCTGACCCAGGCGTACGGCATCAGCGGCACCGAGTACACGATCCTGATGTACCTCTCGGAGGCGCCCGAGACGTCTCTGCGGATGAGCCAGCTCGCCAACTATGTCTCCATCTCGGTGAGCGGCCTCACCCGAGCGGTCGGCCGCCTGGAGCGCGAGGGCCTGGTGAAGCGGGTCCGGTGCTCCGAGGACGGTCGGGGGCAGGTTGCCGTCATCACACCCGCGGGGATGACGTGTCTCCGCGACGCGTGGCCCGCGCACCTCCGCAGCGTCCGGGAGCACGTGATGGACCATCTGCAGGACATCGACCTCGTGGCATTCGCTGCCGCGATGAGAGCCGTCGCCTGGCCGGAGATCGGACCGCCCCTCCGCAGCGGCGTCCGGAGCCGGGGGGATGAGCCGTAG
- a CDS encoding catalase, whose product MTDEDQRPATTTDGGVPVASDERSLSVGPDGPLLLQDHYLIEQMANFNRERIPERQPHAKGGGAFGTFEVTQDVSAFTRAAVFAPGTTTEVLARFSTVAGERGSPDTWRDPRGFSLKFFTSEGNWDMVGNNTPVFFVRDPMKFQHFIRSQKRRAANNLRDHDMQWDFWTLTPESAHQVTWLMGDRGIPRTWRHMNGYSSHTYSWINAAGEHFWVKYHFKTDQGIETFNQDEADQMASADTDYHQRDLFEHLEAGEFPSWTLHVQIMPFDDAKTYRINPFDLTKVWPHADYPLQEVGKLTLNRNVEDYHAQIEQAAFEPNNIVPGTGLSPDKMLLARGFSYADAHRARLGVNYKQIPVNAPKSPVHAYSKDGAMRIAHATDPVYAPNSYGGPAADPQRTDDGGRWAADGEMVRTAYTLREDDDDWSQAGTLVREVMDEAARGRLVDNIVGHLLNGVSEPVLQRAFEYWRNVDADLGSAVESGVRAKADETDPKAGEQANKARSSMQDKA is encoded by the coding sequence ATGACCGACGAGGACCAGCGACCCGCCACCACGACCGACGGAGGCGTGCCCGTCGCCAGCGACGAGCGCTCGCTGTCGGTCGGCCCCGACGGACCGCTGCTGCTGCAGGACCACTACCTGATCGAGCAGATGGCGAACTTCAACCGCGAGCGCATCCCGGAGCGCCAGCCGCATGCCAAGGGTGGCGGTGCCTTCGGCACGTTCGAGGTCACACAGGACGTCTCGGCCTTCACGCGGGCGGCGGTGTTCGCCCCGGGCACGACGACCGAGGTCCTCGCGCGGTTCTCGACCGTGGCCGGCGAGCGTGGCAGCCCCGACACCTGGCGTGACCCGCGCGGCTTCTCCCTCAAGTTCTTCACCAGCGAGGGCAACTGGGACATGGTCGGCAACAACACGCCGGTGTTCTTCGTGCGCGACCCGATGAAGTTCCAGCACTTCATCCGTTCGCAGAAGCGCCGCGCCGCGAACAACCTGCGCGACCACGACATGCAGTGGGACTTCTGGACCCTCACCCCGGAGTCGGCCCACCAGGTCACGTGGTTGATGGGTGACCGCGGCATCCCGCGCACGTGGCGGCACATGAACGGCTACTCCAGCCACACCTACTCCTGGATCAACGCGGCCGGTGAGCACTTCTGGGTCAAGTACCACTTCAAGACCGACCAGGGCATCGAGACGTTCAACCAGGACGAGGCCGACCAGATGGCGTCGGCCGACACCGACTACCACCAGCGCGACCTCTTCGAGCACCTCGAGGCCGGGGAGTTCCCCAGCTGGACCCTGCACGTGCAGATCATGCCGTTCGACGACGCGAAGACCTACCGGATCAACCCGTTCGACCTCACGAAGGTGTGGCCGCACGCGGACTACCCGCTGCAGGAGGTCGGGAAGCTGACGCTCAACCGCAACGTCGAGGACTACCACGCCCAGATCGAGCAGGCGGCGTTCGAGCCGAACAACATCGTGCCCGGCACCGGGCTCTCGCCGGACAAGATGCTGCTCGCCCGCGGGTTCAGCTACGCCGACGCCCACCGGGCGCGCCTGGGCGTGAACTACAAGCAGATCCCGGTCAACGCCCCGAAGTCGCCGGTGCACGCGTACTCCAAGGACGGGGCGATGCGGATCGCCCACGCGACCGACCCGGTCTACGCGCCGAACTCCTACGGCGGCCCGGCGGCCGACCCGCAGCGGACCGACGACGGCGGACGCTGGGCCGCGGACGGCGAGATGGTCCGCACGGCCTACACGTTGCGCGAGGACGATGACGACTGGTCGCAGGCGGGCACGCTCGTCCGCGAGGTCATGGACGAGGCCGCCCGCGGACGGCTGGTCGACAACATCGTCGGGCACCTGCTGAACGGGGTGAGCGAGCCGGTGCTCCAGCGCGCGTTCGAGTACTGGCGCAACGTCGATGCCGACCTCGGTTCCGCGGTCGAGTCAGGTGTGCGTGCCAAGGCCGACGAGACGGACCCGAAGGCCGGTGAGCAGGCGAACAAGGCCCGCTCGAGCATGCAGGACAAGGCCTGA
- a CDS encoding cytochrome c biogenesis CcdA family protein, translating to MTGGGLLVAAPIALLAGLVSFFSPCILPLLPGYLSYVSGQAVQDLGRGSRSRVVLGAALFVAGFSVTFMSYGLAFGAVGYRLIEHQRVVNIVLGVVTILMGLAFMGRVPLLERRAAPRLRPRVGLAGAPVLGLLFGVGWTPCLGPTLTAVLSLSLTEGSATRGSLLTAFYCLGLGVPFLAAAFAYRRTLTAAAWARRHQRGLAVTAGTSMIIVGVLLITGMWQLLVNSLQGLIGGYAVAV from the coding sequence GTGACCGGCGGCGGGCTTCTCGTTGCCGCGCCGATCGCGTTGCTCGCCGGCCTCGTCTCGTTCTTCTCGCCGTGCATCCTGCCGCTGCTGCCGGGATACCTGTCCTATGTGAGCGGCCAAGCGGTGCAGGACCTGGGCCGCGGGTCTCGGTCGCGGGTGGTGCTCGGCGCTGCGTTGTTCGTGGCCGGATTCAGCGTCACCTTCATGTCGTACGGGCTGGCCTTCGGCGCGGTCGGATACCGGCTGATTGAACACCAGCGCGTCGTCAACATCGTGCTCGGCGTCGTCACGATTCTCATGGGCCTGGCGTTCATGGGTCGCGTCCCCCTGCTCGAGCGACGAGCAGCGCCGCGGCTGAGACCGCGGGTGGGACTCGCGGGCGCCCCTGTGCTGGGACTGCTGTTCGGTGTGGGGTGGACCCCCTGCCTGGGCCCCACGCTGACGGCCGTCCTGTCGCTCTCGCTCACCGAAGGCAGCGCCACCCGGGGAAGCCTCCTGACGGCCTTCTACTGCCTGGGGCTCGGTGTCCCCTTCCTCGCCGCGGCATTCGCCTACCGGCGAACGCTCACGGCGGCCGCCTGGGCGCGGCGCCACCAGCGCGGACTTGCTGTGACGGCCGGAACCTCGATGATCATCGTCGGGGTGCTGCTCATCACCGGCATGTGGCAACTACTCGTGAACTCCCTGCAAGGTCTCATCGGCGGCTACGCGGTGGCGGTGTAG
- a CDS encoding (4Fe-4S)-binding protein, giving the protein MTRKTYPGPLVSVSFDGEICQHAAECVRGFPEVFDVARRPWIDPTRADTEPAAERLREVIGRCPSGALEIVESGSSPAGEEN; this is encoded by the coding sequence ATGACCCGCAAGACGTATCCAGGACCACTCGTCAGCGTCTCGTTCGACGGCGAGATCTGCCAGCACGCCGCCGAGTGCGTCCGCGGCTTCCCCGAGGTCTTCGACGTGGCCAGGCGACCCTGGATCGACCCCACCCGGGCCGACACCGAACCAGCGGCCGAACGGCTGCGAGAGGTCATCGGCCGCTGCCCGTCGGGCGCGCTCGAGATCGTTGAGTCCGGCAGCTCACCTGCCGGAGAGGAGAACTGA
- a CDS encoding pyridoxamine 5'-phosphate oxidase family protein: MKHEICDVDALEGTVGGQPLAALMKSIAALDAHCSAVLGYSTAAVMMHRDREGVIHAGVMGGAAGFARPDGGDHLVFDAGTAQPEAGSAAALLFLVPGWRESLRVNGRIDDTGLVVEEAFVHCGKAMIRSHLWSPPVAATENGEHVAGESDRIDDAQRAFLSSAPFAVVGSCDGAGGADASPKGDPAGFLRVLDDHTVAVPDRPGNRRTDTFHNLLDRPAVTVLAMSPGDDRVLELRGQARMTTDPQLLTSMAVKDQVPKLALVVDVEHCSLRVSDAVQRAALWDDTTHLPDGVLPRAAKIWADHVKSSDRSGLAATAVRTGVSEAAVRAGIAVDYRKNLY; this comes from the coding sequence GTGAAGCACGAGATCTGCGACGTCGACGCGCTGGAGGGCACGGTCGGTGGCCAGCCGTTGGCCGCCCTGATGAAGTCCATCGCCGCCCTCGACGCCCACTGCTCGGCCGTGCTCGGGTACTCGACCGCGGCGGTGATGATGCACCGTGACCGCGAAGGCGTCATCCACGCCGGTGTCATGGGTGGTGCCGCGGGGTTCGCCCGCCCCGACGGGGGCGACCATCTGGTGTTCGACGCCGGAACCGCGCAGCCCGAGGCCGGCTCGGCAGCCGCGCTGCTCTTCCTCGTTCCGGGGTGGCGCGAGTCGCTGCGCGTCAACGGGCGGATCGACGACACCGGTCTGGTGGTCGAGGAGGCGTTCGTGCACTGCGGCAAGGCGATGATCCGCTCGCACCTGTGGTCCCCGCCGGTGGCAGCGACCGAGAACGGTGAGCACGTCGCCGGTGAATCGGACCGGATCGACGACGCCCAACGGGCGTTCCTGTCGTCAGCGCCTTTCGCCGTGGTCGGATCCTGCGACGGGGCCGGTGGGGCCGACGCCAGCCCCAAGGGGGACCCGGCCGGCTTCCTCAGGGTGCTCGACGACCACACCGTGGCCGTGCCCGACCGGCCGGGCAATCGCCGGACCGACACGTTCCACAACCTGCTCGACCGCCCGGCCGTCACGGTCCTGGCGATGAGCCCGGGAGACGACCGCGTGCTCGAGCTGCGGGGACAGGCTCGGATGACCACGGACCCGCAGCTGTTGACGTCGATGGCGGTCAAGGACCAGGTCCCCAAGCTCGCCCTGGTGGTGGACGTGGAGCACTGTTCCCTACGGGTCAGCGATGCGGTGCAGCGCGCCGCCCTGTGGGACGACACCACCCACCTCCCCGACGGCGTCCTTCCCCGCGCAGCCAAGATCTGGGCCGACCATGTCAAGAGCAGCGACCGGAGCGGGCTCGCGGCCACCGCGGTGCGCACCGGCGTCAGCGAGGCTGCCGTCCGGGCCGGCATCGCCGTGGACTACCGCAAGAACCTCTACTGA
- a CDS encoding DsbA family protein, translating into MNKTSTTRRTVITAALVTLSLAALGVFVALEMRDKPPVVESSGIADPRLFRADSHVIQDAPEGSPVLVEFLDFECEACGALYPAIEQLRQDFDGQIEFVVRYFPLPGHVNSRNAAHAAEAAARQGAFEPMYRMLFETQTSWGESQDDQSAVFRGFAEDLGLDLAQYDRDVTSEDVAARVESDFQDALSLGLTGTPSLFLDGEILQPRTLDDFTDALESAAANG; encoded by the coding sequence ATGAACAAGACATCGACCACCCGCCGAACGGTGATCACCGCCGCACTGGTCACCCTGAGTCTGGCCGCACTCGGTGTATTCGTGGCACTGGAGATGCGCGACAAGCCGCCGGTCGTCGAGTCGAGCGGGATCGCAGATCCGCGCCTCTTCCGCGCCGACAGTCACGTGATCCAAGATGCGCCAGAGGGCTCACCCGTCCTGGTCGAGTTCTTGGACTTCGAATGCGAGGCCTGCGGCGCGCTTTATCCGGCGATCGAGCAGCTTCGCCAGGACTTCGATGGCCAGATTGAGTTCGTGGTGCGCTACTTCCCGCTCCCGGGGCATGTGAACTCCCGCAACGCCGCCCATGCGGCGGAAGCGGCCGCACGTCAGGGCGCCTTCGAGCCGATGTACCGGATGCTGTTCGAGACTCAGACCAGTTGGGGAGAGAGCCAGGACGACCAGTCGGCCGTGTTCCGCGGATTCGCCGAGGATCTCGGACTCGACCTGGCGCAGTACGACCGCGACGTCACCAGCGAGGACGTCGCGGCTCGGGTCGAGTCGGACTTCCAGGACGCGCTGTCGCTCGGCCTCACCGGCACGCCGAGCCTGTTCTTGGATGGCGAGATCCTCCAGCCGCGCACGCTGGACGACTTCACCGACGCACTGGAGTCCGCGGCCGCGAACGGGTAG
- a CDS encoding phosphatase PAP2 family protein, giving the protein MTGDGLPWPSWHHAAIASAISALAWLLLRRARPTRFRTEALPALHEFALIAGLYSIWRIARQLPFTHEAGALDRARQIDRLQNALHLPTEISMQQLVLADEWLARLTNGYYAVLHVPGLLLFLVWLFVRHRDRFPHWRNGLAFVTLGCLVIRFVRVAPPRFIEELGFVDLSDRFGFRVYGSGGEGVSDQFAAMPSIHVAWAAVVALGIFTSTTSRWRWVFVAHLPLTFFVVAATGHHWWLDGIVAVALLWAGLRLDTFFRSRRARSTRMPAVAEVNAA; this is encoded by the coding sequence ATGACCGGCGACGGACTTCCGTGGCCCTCCTGGCACCACGCGGCGATCGCCAGCGCCATCAGTGCCCTGGCGTGGCTGCTGCTCCGCCGCGCGCGTCCCACGCGGTTCCGCACCGAGGCGCTGCCGGCGCTGCACGAGTTCGCGCTCATCGCCGGCCTCTACTCGATCTGGCGGATCGCCCGACAGCTCCCGTTCACGCACGAGGCCGGTGCCCTGGACCGTGCCCGGCAGATCGACCGGCTGCAGAACGCCCTGCACCTGCCGACCGAGATCTCGATGCAGCAGCTCGTCCTGGCCGACGAATGGCTGGCGCGCCTCACGAACGGCTACTACGCCGTGCTCCACGTGCCCGGCCTGCTGCTGTTCCTGGTGTGGCTGTTCGTCCGCCACCGCGACCGGTTCCCGCACTGGCGCAACGGCCTGGCCTTCGTCACCCTCGGCTGCCTGGTCATCCGGTTCGTGCGGGTCGCGCCACCGCGATTCATCGAGGAGCTGGGCTTCGTCGACCTGTCCGATCGCTTCGGGTTCAGGGTCTACGGCTCCGGCGGGGAGGGGGTCTCCGACCAGTTCGCGGCGATGCCGTCGATCCACGTGGCCTGGGCCGCCGTGGTCGCTCTGGGCATCTTCACCTCGACCACGAGCCGCTGGCGGTGGGTCTTCGTGGCGCACCTGCCGCTCACCTTCTTCGTCGTGGCAGCGACCGGTCACCACTGGTGGCTCGACGGCATCGTGGCGGTCGCCCTGCTCTGGGCCGGGCTGAGGCTCGACACCTTCTTCCGTTCACGGAGGGCACGATCGACGCGGATGCCGGCCGTCGCCGAGGTCAACGCGGCCTGA
- a CDS encoding bifunctional copper resistance protein CopD/cytochrome c oxidase assembly protein yields the protein MTDVHLPRTASNGRPGRRLTGLSIAIASTVGFAALAGSLLLSGAEPRPPTTGIPDPGVLVGWLVPAASLTSDLAGIVAVGFLVLAALLMPSPGPDAQGLAVEAVRLARRAAGVWCVATIVLMVATTADVFAVMLGDLRVNLLLALVRDSEIGRGLALQALGALILALALRWTIGTRALLGWSVFALAAMAPSALTGHAASAGSHSLASVSLYLHVAAVAVWVGGLVALGWLASHGSRRLEVAVRRYSNVALACFVVIGISGVLSAVLRATDLEQLAASPYGRLVGLKLLAYVVLGGFGWWQRHRIVRSGGAFRSMARLEVTVMVAAVGIAVALSRTPTPGGELFLTPAEDLLGGPMPSAPTLGRLVLGWYPSGVGLAVVGFGAVGYALAVATVRRHARTWPLWRTASWSGGIMIVAWATSGGLGAYSHVLFSAHVANQALLAAVAAPLLVLGAPGSLAQQALPGARLTGENSPRDVLRSVGRSQLVGVATHPAVALAVTIASACLLYFTPLFTTIMSSLLGHLGMEIATLSIGTLFFTSVIGSSLVPTRSPRLRALAAGALFVLTACFSAALLSATTPVGGAYWQALERPFSTDLLADQWLGAVLALGLAGPAMVTASVLLIVQTRSPRQSADPVLASPGPPTTLRTLPTTTDGDS from the coding sequence ATGACTGACGTGCACCTCCCTCGTACCGCTTCGAACGGCAGACCCGGCCGGCGGCTGACCGGCCTCAGCATCGCGATTGCGTCGACGGTCGGGTTCGCGGCGCTTGCCGGATCACTCCTGCTCAGCGGGGCCGAACCCCGGCCGCCGACGACTGGCATCCCCGACCCGGGTGTCCTCGTCGGATGGCTCGTACCCGCCGCGTCACTGACTTCTGACCTCGCCGGCATCGTGGCTGTGGGGTTCCTCGTCCTCGCGGCACTGCTGATGCCGTCACCCGGACCAGACGCCCAGGGACTGGCGGTCGAAGCCGTCCGGCTCGCGCGACGCGCCGCCGGTGTATGGTGCGTCGCCACCATCGTGCTCATGGTGGCCACCACGGCAGACGTCTTCGCGGTGATGCTCGGCGACCTGCGGGTCAACCTCCTCCTCGCACTCGTGCGGGACAGCGAGATCGGCCGGGGCCTCGCGCTGCAAGCTTTGGGGGCGCTCATTCTCGCGCTCGCTCTACGCTGGACGATCGGGACCCGGGCACTGCTGGGGTGGAGCGTATTCGCGCTGGCCGCCATGGCGCCGTCGGCGCTGACCGGGCACGCGGCCTCCGCCGGGTCACATTCGCTTGCCTCCGTGAGTCTCTATCTGCACGTCGCAGCGGTGGCGGTGTGGGTCGGCGGTCTGGTCGCTCTGGGATGGCTCGCGTCCCACGGGAGCAGACGTCTGGAGGTTGCCGTCCGCCGCTACTCGAACGTCGCCCTGGCCTGCTTCGTCGTGATCGGCATCTCCGGCGTGCTGAGCGCCGTGCTGCGCGCGACCGACCTTGAGCAGTTGGCGGCATCTCCCTACGGCCGGCTGGTCGGACTGAAGCTCCTGGCCTACGTCGTCCTCGGTGGCTTCGGCTGGTGGCAGCGACATCGGATCGTTCGCAGCGGCGGCGCCTTTCGATCGATGGCTCGACTGGAGGTCACCGTCATGGTGGCGGCGGTCGGCATCGCCGTGGCGCTGTCGCGCACCCCGACGCCCGGCGGGGAGCTTTTCCTGACACCGGCCGAGGATCTGCTCGGCGGCCCCATGCCGTCGGCGCCGACGTTGGGTCGTCTCGTCCTCGGCTGGTACCCGAGCGGCGTCGGCCTCGCGGTCGTCGGCTTCGGTGCCGTCGGGTACGCGCTGGCGGTCGCCACGGTTCGTCGCCATGCCCGGACCTGGCCGCTCTGGCGCACGGCTTCCTGGTCCGGCGGCATCATGATCGTCGCGTGGGCCACGTCCGGCGGTCTCGGCGCGTACTCACACGTGCTGTTCAGCGCTCATGTGGCCAACCAGGCCCTGCTCGCAGCAGTCGCCGCGCCGTTGCTGGTTCTGGGTGCCCCCGGATCCTTGGCGCAACAGGCCTTGCCCGGTGCCCGCCTGACCGGCGAGAACTCGCCCCGAGATGTGCTCCGCTCTGTAGGACGGTCGCAGCTCGTCGGTGTGGCGACCCACCCGGCCGTCGCTCTCGCCGTCACAATCGCCAGCGCCTGCCTCCTGTATTTCACTCCTCTGTTCACCACGATCATGAGCAGCCTTTTGGGACACCTCGGCATGGAGATCGCCACCCTGTCGATCGGAACACTCTTCTTCACGAGCGTGATCGGGTCCAGCCTGGTGCCCACCCGCTCACCTCGTCTGCGCGCGCTGGCGGCCGGCGCGCTGTTCGTCCTGACGGCGTGCTTTTCGGCAGCGCTCCTTTCGGCCACCACACCTGTGGGCGGGGCCTACTGGCAGGCACTGGAGCGGCCGTTCTCCACCGATCTCCTCGCGGACCAGTGGCTGGGTGCCGTGCTCGCGCTCGGCCTTGCGGGTCCTGCCATGGTGACCGCCTCAGTCCTGCTGATCGTGCAGACCCGGTCGCCTCGGCAGTCCGCCGATCCTGTGCTTGCAAGCCCTGGACCACCCACCACCCTACGAACTCTGCCCACCACAACCGATGGAGATTCATGA